The Bombus vancouverensis nearcticus unplaced genomic scaffold, iyBomVanc1_principal scaffold0028, whole genome shotgun sequence genome includes a window with the following:
- the LOC143304257 gene encoding omega-amidase NIT2-A-like, with amino-acid sequence MPEIEGDKLYNTCTIWGPDGTLIAKHRKVHLFDIDIPNKITFRESDSLSPGNSLTTFDVKGCKIGIGICYDIRFEEMARIYRNKGCQMLIYPAAFNMTTGPLHWSLLQRFRANDNQLYVACISPARVP; translated from the exons atgcctgaaatagagggcgataaattgtacaatacctgtactatttggggacccgatggaactttgatagcaaaacaccgaaag gtacatctattcgacatcgacattcctaataagattacttttcgagagagtgattcactcagtcctggtaactccctaacgacgttcgatgtgaagggctgcaaaataggtattggcatttgctatgatattagattcgaggaaatggcacgcatttatcggaacaaag gttgccaaatgctgatatatccagcggcattcaatatgaccactggaccactgcactggtcattacttcagcgtttcagagcgaatgataatcaattatacgttgcctgcatatcaccggctcgtgttccttaa